A genomic region of Zalophus californianus isolate mZalCal1 chromosome 1, mZalCal1.pri.v2, whole genome shotgun sequence contains the following coding sequences:
- the LOC113915840 gene encoding LOW QUALITY PROTEIN: keratin-associated protein 23-1 (The sequence of the model RefSeq protein was modified relative to this genomic sequence to represent the inferred CDS: inserted 1 base in 1 codon) has product MSYTCCSGNFSSCSLGGYLCYPGSFCGSYPSNLVYHTDXLLSQHLPAGILSLLWLSGDLL; this is encoded by the exons ATGTCCTACACCTGCTGCTCTGGAAACTTCTCCTCCTGTTCCCTTGGGGGCTACCTGTGCTACCCAGGCTCCTTCTGTGGCTCTTACCCCAGCAACCTGGTCTACCACACTG TTCTGCTCTCCCAGCACCTGCCAGCTGGGATCCTCTCTCTCCTGTGGCTGTCAGGAGACCTGCTGTAA